The nucleotide sequence ACGCTAGATATCTTAAAGCTAGCAACTTTATTAACAAGGAATTTTAACATATTTAGACCGAAAAATCGAATCTTGAAGCATTACAGTTCAAATCGAAGAATAAACACTGCAATAATAACCCCATCAAAGAACCTAATCCATAATTTTCCATCTTGTTACCATCTCATCTAGAAGCAGTTATGGGTTCTTGTTTCTAAACCATACATCTTTTTGTTCAATGGATTCCAGATAAATTACTAATACATACAATATTAGGTGAATTTCTTActataaatatagaatttgcGCAAAagctactgagttttgttgaacCTATATTCTGGCTCCGCCCCTACCTAGAAGCTATTACTAAAGGGCACTTCAATTTTACTAATAATAAAAAGGCAGCCCAATGCACTAAGCTCCCTCTATGCACGGGTCCCAAGAATAGCtggaccacaaggatctattatACACAACCTTACCCTACAAttctgcaagaggttgtttcaATAGCTCAAACCCAAGAGTCTATTATACACAACCTAACCCTACaattctgcaagaggctgtttcaaTAGCTCAAACCCAAGGGTCTATTATACACAACCTTACCCTAAaattctgcaagaggctgtttcaaTAGCTCGAACCCATAACCTCCTGGTCACACGACAACAACTTACCGGTTAACCCAAGTCTCCCCTCCAATTTTACCAACAAGATTAGCATGAAAAGTCCAATCTTGACACAATACATAATCTTGAATCATGTGATCACCTTATCTAGAAGCTAGGCcaaattcaagatttaaacttTATGGATATGAACCATACATCTTGTTGTCAAATGGGttcttgataaattatttataactgcaatacaacaacaacatacccagtatattcccacaaagtggggtctggagagggtaaagtatacgcagtccataccactacctcggatgaaaataaaatacaatacaatacaagatttaatttttatgggttttgaaccacACTTTCATTTTGTCTTATGGATTCtagataaattatttatacaGACAATAAAAGTGAAATCTTGATTACCTTGGCTTTGTTGAAAGCTTCTTCAGATTTTTGAAGTgtgtaagtttttttcttttcatcaacTGAAGCAGTCATTCTAATTGTTGCAGCAGCAGCAACAGAAGAAGAATGAGATGAAGATAAACCCCATTTGGGTTTTTGAGTTTTAGTCAATTTTGATGGCCATGAAAGTCCTACACTTGTTACAGCTGCCATTTTTACCAACTCTCGAAATCACCCTCTTTCTTGAGTCTTATTTTGTTGAGTTGGTTCTGCAATTGGGTTGTGTTATGAGTTCTTTGGTCTTTAAAGTGGCATTTGTTTAAAAGGCTTTTGGTGAAGATAAGGAAAGTAGATAGAGAAATCTCATGAAAGtgactcttttattttattttctctctttttggtAAAACAtagtgagttttttttttatttttcaagcaaatgggaaaattaaaataaactcgCCCTAATTATAAAGAGTTTAACTTCTGTGCACTATCAATGCacaaaatatactacattattagttaacttatttaattatttatataaaaattaaaaaaaaaaaattagttaaccTGCAATAGcagatcaaaaatattttatagtataaaatattttatacatgtacaaaacttaaatttaattataaattcaccTGCAAAAGTTCCCTCTTAACCCTCACTATGGGTTAAGGGATTTGGATTAAACCTGGGTTAGCGTTAGTTGTGGGTGGTGGATTTATAATTGGAAGTCATACTTTTAGAATTTCTCATTTCAAGTTGATATGTTAatgatatttaatataaaatataaatataataaaatttaattaacgATTCAATTCAGTCGATGTATTAATGTATGGAGTACACCGACAAAATCATAGTCATGGATATCGATCAACCACCACGACCAGTAGTATCCCCCGACTCTGTAAATACTAAACCTCCTTCCCCTGTAGCTCGTTTCCCTGTAAATTACCTCTCAAATCAAACCTTTGCACAGAAGCTTCTTCAAAACGATATGTTCCCGAACCTGGTCGATGCGTCGGCGATTGACGCCGAGCTTCTTGATGAGACCATTCCTGAAAAGCCAGAAGAGAATTTCATCCCAATAACAGCGGCAGACAAAACACGATTGTATTCCTCTTGGCAGTCATCCTTGATTGTAAAGCTATTAGGTCGAAAATTGGGCTACCCGGTTCTAAAGAGGAAGCTACAGGACATGTGGAAGTTCTCCGAAGAACTAATTATGATCGATTTGGGTTGTGATTTCTACTTTATTAAGTTTACCCAAATGCAAAATATGCTACATGTTCTACATGATGGCCCATGGTttatattcaataatattctttCTGTTCAAAAGTGGGAACCCAAATTCGTGGCATCACAAGCTCGAATTACCCACACAGCCATTTGGATTCGTTTGTTGGAGTTTCCTACGGAGTTTTATGACATGGATGTTCTTCTAACAGTTGGTGCCAAAATTGGACTACTCTTGAAGGTGGACACTTGCACGTCAACAACTTCCAGAGGTAGATACGCTCGTCCGTGTGTTCAAGTACCTTTGGAACAACCGTTACTTCACCACCTATTTATTGAAAATCATAAGCAAATCATTTGCTACGAAGCTGCTGCTTTGTTGTGTACATAATGCGGACGACTTGGACATACTACCTGTTGTCCATACATACTATCCACAAAAGAGATATGCAACGGAAAATCTAGTGACGAACAAACAGAATTCGCGAGGACCATTAAAGAGCATGGAAAAAAAAAGGAGGAACAAGATGATGGTTAGCAGCTAGTTCGACTCCCTACACGTCAACAACGAAGGTCAACAGAAAAAGGAAGAGCAATCCATTTTGAAGCAGACAAAAGCCCTACTGGGCTGTTGTGGGTTAATGGgcctttaattaaaaataataataaggtaaCAGGCCGAATTAATTCTTCTTCTATAGGCCCAGGTATGTATCTGAATGCTTCTGACTTTTTAAATTCCTCAACTGACTCTCCTGCTACTAACACTTTAAATAATAGTTATACTGAAATTCCTTTAGCTACTACTGAGCAACTTAAAAAGGGACTAACAACTCTTAATACTATGACGACTAATCAGTCCCACGTGGACAGCTTGCATGAAAATATTACTCCTACGCACGTAAACTCGGCGAATAAATTTCTTCATGTTCACCCTTATAATGATTACCATGAACGTGATGATAATGACTTGTTAAACTCTCAAAGTTTACCCTCTCCAACCCACCTTATACAAAGCCACGTTTCTCAGAACTTAATCCCTGTTTCTATAAATCATGGATCATGCTCAAAGCTACCCTTTCAAGGGTTTACATATCCACCACAGTCCACCATACCCACTGCAAGTTCTCCAAAAAATTCCGATAGAACCAGGGAACGAATCCTTGACTTACCAAGTCTACTCTTCAATGAACCCAATTCCTCTTTACCCATCCCAGTCATGGATGGAGGTGGCATTAATGGGTCATGCATTCACTTTTACCATGAAAGTGAATGGTCAAAATTGTCTCGTCCTGATTCAAAACCCTCAGGATCTAGCCCAAATAATAATGGAGGGAATGACGAGAGGAACAGAGGTCTTCTACGATCCTCCAGCGATAAGTTAATCCCTTCCAACTCTGCCGTTCTACCCACCATCACAAGGGGAGGATTCAGCTCCTTGGATTTAACCCTATGTAACAGTGGTAACGATGAAGCCCAAGACACTAGTCCAACCCATTCCTTTGAGCTCTCTTCCATTGCCAACAACATCAAACACGGAAGGAGGCATGGGGACTACCTCAACCTTCCTGGGACAGGTAAAGGTATTCCTGCTCAAAGAACTGTATGGAAAAAAATAAGCGTAAGTTATCCTCAAAATATGTTCAAGTACTCCATACATGTAAGGCCGACCCTCAATCCGGATGTAGGGAAGTATGCTATAATTCTGAGTCCCTATCTGAGGGACACTGATTTTCTTAATGCATCTCCCAGAAGGTCCTTAACCTTTAATCGCCCCATGAATTTTCTAATTTGGAATTGTAGAGGTTTTTCATCCCCAGAATTTAGATTTCACTTCAAATAACTTTTAGACCTGCATAGGCCTGCTCTAGTGGTCTTCTTAGAAACTCACAGGATGAATCATTAGTCTATACCCACCGAGTTTCAGTTCTCAAATGTTGCTGCTGTCCCGGCTTCGGGACATGCTGGAGGAATAGCTATCCTATGGCAGGCAGACCTTTTAGATGTTACGGATGTTGCCATGACCCATCAAGAAATCCATTGTTTTGTTCAGGTACTCCCCTCCCCTAATAAATAGTTATTTTCTGCTATTTATGCTTATAATAATACGAACGAGAGACTTACTCTTTGGAAAAATCTTAAGCATGTGGCTGACTGTTTCAAAGAGCCCTGGTTAATGGGTGGTGATTTCAATGAAATTTGCAAATCCTCAGAAAAATTTGGAGGACTTCATTTATGTCTCTCTAGAGATAATAAATTTTCTCAGTGCCTTGACTATTGTCATATGATTGACCTAGGCTTCTCGAGTAGTAACTACACTTGGACAAATTTACATAggaataattcaattatcttggAGCGCCTTGATAGATGTGTAGCTAATAGTGATTGGATCCAATTATTCCCTGAATCCTCTATTAGGCATCTTCCCCGGACCCATTCAGACCATTGTCCGTTACTTCTGTATCTAAATACTCTTGTCATTAGATCTCAGAAGCTTTTTAGAATGGAGACCATTTGGATGACCTACCCTCAATTTCCTTCAGTCATTAAAGACTCTTGGCTTCGCATACATAATGCTTTGATCCCCTCCATCACCTATTTTCATGCGCAGGTAACCATTTGGAATAAAGAAGTTTTTgggaatattttttataaaaaaagacgTATCATGGCTCGGTTAGGTGGGATCCAGAAGTCGCCTAACTATCCAACAATTTATTTCCTCCGAAATTTGGAAACTTCCCTTAATCGGGATCTGAATGAGCTGCTTTATATGGAACATGATTTCTGGAAACTAAAGTCCCGCATTCTTC is from Capsicum annuum cultivar UCD-10X-F1 chromosome 5, UCD10Xv1.1, whole genome shotgun sequence and encodes:
- the LOC124898434 gene encoding uncharacterized protein LOC124898434; protein product: MDIDQPPRPVVSPDSVNTKPPSPVARFPVNYLSNQTFAQKLLQNDMFPNLVDASAIDAELLDETIPEKPEENFIPITAADKTRLYSSWQSSLIVKLLGRKLGYPVLKRKLQDMWKFSEELIMIDLGCDFYFIKFTQMQNMLHVLHDGPWFIFNNILSVQKWEPKFVASQARITHTAIWIRLLEFPTEFYDMDVLLTVGAKIGLLLKVDTCTSTTSRGRYARPCVQVPLEQPLLHHLFIENHKQIICYEAAALLCT